From the genome of Pieris brassicae chromosome Z, ilPieBrab1.1, whole genome shotgun sequence:
GTTGCGAGCGAGTGTACACAGGCGGCAATCACATCACATCAGATAAGCTTCCTGTAAGTTGTCTATAAAAAAGGCCGCCAACGCACTCGCACCTCTGGTCTACCTCACGCCTCTGGCATTAAATAGCCAAAGGCGTCGTCagatatttccgaaccaatttgtcTAAGGCccctcaagaaaagagcgtatcaattcctagcaagccctctggtattgacagtgtccatgggggttaacatcaggtgaaccccctgcccgtttgccccaaAAAAATGGAATAACTCAGAAGcggtaattaaatattatctactATTTAGCTACTTACTTATTATCGGTAGTGCAGAGATAACAGGCCATTTCCTACATGTAATCATATGATTCAAATTCACGTATTTAATTGCGCAATGACGAAATGTGATTTGAAGCTAGGCTTCATTTCGAAGTCCGGGAAAAGGCTATTTTTATCCTGGACGAGTCTATATGAAAATCTTAGTATGTAGTATCTTAGTACAAATTTCTGGTTAACAATCCTATCCATCAGCAAACATAGGTTTAATATAGGAAACGGGGAGGAGGCTcttctgatgttaagtaatttgGCATGGCTGATGGCCTGTAAGGGCCTTTACTTGATCGCCTGATGCCCTCGAATCTGTTAGTCATGATGAGTTTGTCTGGATTTTCTGGAAGTCTGCGTTTTACATGTAAAAAACTCAGTATGTAACAAACTATCGAGAGACTATTTTTCACCTGTAACGTTTTACCTGTATTCGTCACGTTACCCATGTTGATTTGTTCCAGTTAAACTTCTTCTACTGGGCCTCGTAGGTCTATCCTACGCCAGGCCACAGTTGGAATGTCCTAACGACGGCCAACAATACCTGATACCCCACGAAACCGAATGTAACCAGTACTACATATGCGAAAATGGACGGCGTGTTGCGTGGTCGAAATGTCCGAAACAAACGTTCTTTTCGTCGGAAAATCAGGTAAGACTCTTCTCGCTGCTCCTCCCCAATGCTGCTACGAAAGTATTTGTAGAGAACTGTCCTAGATTCAATGAAATTGAGGCATATTACTGATCGAgcgaacatatttaaattttgtgtttgAGACAGCATTCAGTGCCTGGTAAGTGACGTCAGAGCTGGTGCTGTCAcccgaataagtatcgcaatacagcgagaaaataGAGCATTACACCACagggaattttttttaatttgtttttattttcaatttatccACGGAAAGTTTCACGAACTtcgtaaaattattcaatgtcAAAAGCTGATTGCTATTTTCTAATGATAACGCAATCTAATTATGATAAAaggattatatatattgattataaatcaaagttatcaataatacattgaaactataaatctaaaaatttaTGATGCTAGCGACGATAAGGACTTtcctgaaattttaataaatattaatgtaacagTTAGCATGTAGTAGATAATAATGTATAGTCGATTACCTCGATTCTATTTTCGTTTCCCAAATTTTCATTCATGAATCTGGACTTGTTCCCCTGGACGAGCTACTACCTGATTTTTATCCATTGGATAAagaactattttataaattatttttcctgCAATAATAATACCAATCATTTATGGTGGCTCCGCTTATGCATtgtcaatttctttataataaattttcaaattttgcGAATATgcctttaataaatagaacacATGtactaaatctattttaatatcttagaAAAACAATCTTGTATTTCAAGGAACTTTCGATTTTgcttttcaattttctttcgTACATTTTCATGGAAACATGATATATTCTACATTGCTTTTGCGAATGCACTAATCCATTTTCTTCAGCGAATGCCATATTTTTTACCAAATTCCACATCATGACCTATTAAGTACAGAGATGACGATCGACAAGGGGCCCATCGTCCTCAAAGTCATCCACAAAAGCTGGTCGTATACCAAGCATAGAACTCATAGACTGCTCAGGTTCTGGATCATGTCCATGAAATGAATCTGTCAAAATCTGCCTtcaaatattatgataattaataaaaaagtataaaacgtACGTTTCGTTTAACGAATTTCAATACGATAcagttacatatttaaaaaaaaaatcttagacGCAACTCCAGTCAAAATTACTTGGCCTTTCTAATCAaggataaatttttaatttgtcccTTTAAAGCTGGCATTagctcgctgtattgcgatacttattcgttgaaaGCACCAGCTCGGGTCACCTATCaggtgccaacttaaatctttaataagctGTGCACTAGAACCCCTCGGCCCATGACTGCCCCAAAGGGACAAAATGAAACTTGGAGGAAAGGcatattattttccatttgCTCTGCGCTCGCTCCAGCTTTTGTGCTTGTGCACACaagtatatttgtgttttgaaaatttatactttaaaaaactataCAGTGTGTGTTCCAGAGGAAAAAAAACTAGCACAACaaccttttaagtaaaagcagtgttggcctataACCTCCCTCATCGTAGGGTCGAACCGCGGCTTTGTGTTTCTTCCTATGAGCGCGTTTAACATCCGCACGTAcgaaggagaacatcgtgaggaatcaTGCCTTACACCAAATTTtggcgtatgtcaggcacagatacataaatctgaggcccagacctaaagaggtttTAGTGCCACTGGTTCTTTCTTTTGgtatttatttcagttatGAGTTTCGGACTCATAGCTGAAatcaatttgtaattttaaaaaccttgctgtgtttattatttgctattattattagaagaCTAGGCTGTTAATGTAACGGCTAATAAAGATGTTTGGATGTGACATAACAAATGTGGTGGACAGAGAAATATTCTCTAATTTGTGGCCCACCGTcacataaattatgtattttgtttttaataaataagataattatatttttacgttattttaCAGAGCTGCGGTGATTTTCTTGCTTCGAACTGTAACCCCAGAAGAGGCCGAGATGGGGAAGATGGCGAAGATGGCAAGAATGGGGAAAACGGTGGTGGTCACGCCGGTCTTGGTGGGGCTAAAGGCCTATCTGGTGGCGTAAATGGTGGTAACGGTGGCAACGGCGGAAATGGAGGCAATGGAGGTGATGGCGATGGAGCCGGAAGTGGTGGAAATGGTGGTGGTGGCGGTAACGGAGGAAATGGCTCCGGTGCTGGCAACGGTGGTAATGGAGGAGGTGGCGGTAACGGAGGAAATGGCTCCGGTGCTGGCAACGGTGGTAATGGAGGAAGTGGCGGTAATGGTGGAAATGGTGGAGATAGCTCTGGTGCCGGAAATGGAGGCAACGGAGGAAACGGCGGAAATGGTGGAAATGGTGGGGAAAACTCTGGTGCCGGAAATGGAGGCAACGGAGGAAACGGCGGTAATGGTGGAGGCGGAGGTAACGGTGGCAATGGAGGAAGTGGTGGAAACGGCGGAAATGGCGGAGGTGGTGGAAACGGAGGAAATGGTGGAGGTGGAGGTAATGGTGGCAATGGAGGAAGTGGTGGAAACGGAGGAAATGGTGGAAATGGAGGCAACGGTGGAGGTGGTGGTAATGGAGGCAACGGTGGAGGTGGTGGTGATGGCGGCAACGACGATGGAGGCAATGGAGGAGGTGATGGAAATGAAAGTGAAGGAGACGATGAAACCGGAAGTGAAGGTGGTAGCGGCGGTGGTAATGATTCAGGCACTTACCCAAATGGCTGCCCGAAAGATTACACAGTAGAGAAACTTCTCCCACATCCGGATTGTGATAAATTTTACCAATGTGTACATGGAGATTATCAAGAAATGCCATGCGCCCTTGGTACTCAGTTCAGCTACCGTTTGCAGGTTAGTTcactttaaaaactaaattaaattaaaatataataagttatgAATCAGGCTCCAATACAATACAGGTATGGAGAGTCagacctgcagctgagttttatcatcggacgtcgtGGCATATGAAATTCCactcgtatcacctcgacgtctcTTATTGAGCGTTTGACTCGACTTGGGTTCCTTTAatagtgtaccaattcttagaAGGCAACGTACTGATTGGCCGGAGGCCACTGGCAACTGGCAGGAGCCAGTTTTTCGTTATAAGTGATTCGTTAGAAGTCTTGTTAGTTTATTAAccatacaacattttttttgtttcaatgtctttaaatttataaggcTTTCCCATTCCTCTTTGTCTTGAGTAACAAACATTCAGTCTTTTACCTCATCTATCCAACTTCTTTTGTATTCATCTCTTTCCAATAGGTCCGGTCCATTATGTTGTTTCAAGATTTTGATATGCCCATTTCAGCCTTTAAGCATGTACAAATCTGTACGTACTGTTTGGTTACAAATATCTCGATTTTCAAGTTTAAAATGCTTAATTCGGTTACTATATAACATGATTCTGAACTTATGCAAACAAAAATTTGATTTCCTCTGAATACAATTTTGAAAGCTAATCAAAACTGCATGCACTTTTTACAAGTGTATCTTATTCAagccaataataatttatcttctCAAGTCTCTTGTTAATATGACATACAGGAGTTGGCTTCAACCCTAGGCCTACAATATTTCTACCTATCTCTAGACGCAAGTTGCAATTTAGACAATTGcagctataaaaaaataataaaaaaaactaataaaggGAGAATATTACCAATACACTGGTTTTAGAACTGCACCTGGCCATACCTGTCCGACTGTGGTGACAATGAAAGCAATGGTGGCGGCGGAAATGGAGGCGGAAATGGAGGAGGAAATGGAGGCGGAAATGGTGGCGGAAACAACACCGATTATGAAACGTACCCAAACGGCTGTCCCACAGACTACTCAATCGAAAAGTTGTTCCCTCACGCTGATTGCGACAAGTTCTACCAGTGTGTACACGGTGACTACCAAGTAATGCCATGCGCTCCTGGTACACAGTTCAGCGACAAATTACAGGTAAAGAAATAGTTATGATTAATTATCATTCCGTGTTAAGAACGTCTGTGCACCAATCGACTTTCTATGGGCGCATTTAACGTTCGTTTGAACGGTGAAAAAAATCATTGCGAGGAAATTGACTTGACTTAGACttaacggcgtgtgtcaggcatacgCCAATTGCGACAAATGTTACTAGTGTGTACATGGAGGGTACAAATTgcaggaaaaataaaaaagtgtaaaataacaaacaatataaacataatagcTTATATAAGCACATATAAGCTTCACCTACTAGGAGTACATATCACTTGCCCCGGGGAACAAAGTCGTAAAGGACTATCACGTCTATTTTGACAATTAGTTATTTACCAGCTATTTACACGAAATACATAACAACACTGTTCCTttcatttgatatatatatatatatatatatatatatatatatatatatatatgtatatatatttgtacatgTATGGTACTTATTATCCATAAAAATTGTCATAAGCATTtccttcttttatttttccagaaaaataatttattttgcttttacGACTTTGTTTCCCGGGGCAAGCGATTTATTGTTCTTTattggaaatttaaaaattttaagggCTGGTCGCTGAAATCACATTTGGTATAATTCTGTGAACATACAAAAATgctaattattgttttgtggtAGAAATGCACTTGGCCAAACCAATCTGATTGCGGTGAAGACAGTGGAAACGGTGGTGGTGGAAATGGAGGCGGTGAGGGCGGAAATGGAGGCGGTGGTGGTAATGGAGGTGGTGGTGGAAACGGAGGCGGAAATGGAAATAATACCGACTATGAAACATATCCCAACGGTTGTCCTAAAGACTACAGCATTGAAAAGCTGTTTCCTCATCCTGACTGCGACAAATTCTACCAGTGTGTCCACGGTGGCTACCAAGTAATGCCATGCGCACCTGGTACTCAATTCAGCTACAAGCTGCAGGTAATTAAGATGTTATATATTCtagattatatatttggaatgtgactaaaataaaaaatcactatATTTTACGATACTTGGTAATACAGAGACATATCTTGTTCTAATATAAATCTGGAGCTCGTTCCTTTAACATCCTATTACCCTAATAGGGAAGACAtacgaaaattttattaatattacttaagaaaaaataaatagcattaaaactttatattctCTTATTACAGAAATGTACATGGCCCCATCTTTCTGACTGCGGTGACGGTGGGAACGGTGGCGGCGGTGGAGGTGGAGAAGATGGTGGAAGCGGAGGTGGAGATGGTGGAAACGGAGGTGGTGGCGGAGGTAGTGGAGATGGTGGAAACGGAGGTGGAGGTGATGGCGGAAACGGTGGTGACGGCGGCAATGGTGGAGATGGCGGCAATGGTGGAGATGGTGGCAACGGAGGTGACGGCGGTAGCGGAGGCGACGGTGGTAATGGCGGAGATGGTGGTAACGGAGGTGACGGCGGTAATGGTGGAGATGGTGGAAATGGAGGAGATGGTGACGGCGGCAATGGTGGAGATGGTGGAAATGGTGGAGATGGCGGAAATGGCGGAGATGGTGGAAACGGAGGTGACGGCGGCAATGGTGGAGATGGTGGAAATGGAGGTGACGGCGGCAATGGTGGAGATGGTGGAAACGGAGGTGGAGGTGATGGCGGAAACGGAGGTGACGGTGGAAACGGAGGTGACGGCGGCAATGGTGGAGATGGTGGAAATGGAGGTGACGGCGGCAATGGTGGAGATGGTGGAAACGGAGGTGGAGGTGATGGCGGAAACGGAGGTGACGGTGGCAATGGTGGAGATGGTGGAAATGGAGGTGACGGCGGCAATGGTGGAGATGGCGGAAATGCCGGAGATGGTGGAAACGGAGGTGATGGCGGCAATGGTGGAGATGGTGGCAACGGAGGTGACGGCGGTAACGGAGGCGACGGTGGTAATGGAGGTGGAGGTGATGGCGGAAACGGAGGTGACGGTGGCAATGGTGGAGATGGTGGAAACGGAGGTGATGGCGGCAATGGTGGTGGAGGTGACGGCGGTAATGGTGGAGATGGTGGAAATGGAGGTGATGGCGGAGGTAATGGCGGAGATGGTGGAAACGGAGGTGACGGCGGCAATGGTGGAGATGGCGGCAATGGTGGAGATGGTGGCAACGGAGGTGACGGCGGTAACGGAGGCGACGGTGGTAATGGAGGTGGAGGTGATGGCGGAAACGGAGGTGACGGTGGCAATGGTGGAGATGGTGGAAATGGAGGTGACGGCGGCAATGGTGGAGATGGTGGTAATGGAGGTGATGGCGGAGGTAATGGCGGAGATGGTGGAAACGGAGGTGACGGCGGCAATGGTGGAGATGGCGGCAATGGTGGAGATGGTGGCAACGGAGGTGACGGCGGTAACGGAGGCGACGGTGGTAATGGAGGTGATGGTGACGGTGGCAATGGTGGAGATGGTGGAAATGGTGGAGATGGCGGAAATGGCGGAGATGGTGGAAACGGAGGTGACGGCGGCAATGGTGGAGATGGTGGAAATGGAGGTGACGGCGGCAATG
Proteins encoded in this window:
- the LOC123718796 gene encoding uncharacterized PE-PGRS family protein PE_PGRS54-like isoform X20, whose product is MIIKLLLLGLVGLSYARPQLECPNDGQQYLIPHETECNQYYICENGRRVAWSKCPKQTFFSSENQSCGDFLASNCNPRRGRDGEDGEDGKNGENGGGHAGLGGAKGLSGGVNGGNGGNGGNGGNGGDGDGAGSGGNGGGGGNGGNGSGAGNGGNGGGGGNGGNGSGAGNGGNGGSGGNGGNGGDSSGAGNGGNGGNGGNGGNGGENSGAGNGGNGGNGGNGGGGGNGGNGGSGGNGGNGGGGGNGGNGGGGGNGGNGGSGGNGGNGGNGGNGGGGGNGGNGGGGGDGGNDDGGNGGGDGNESEGDDETGSEGGSGGGNDSGTYPNGCPKDYTVEKLLPHPDCDKFYQCVHGDYQEMPCALGTQFSYRLQNCTWPYLSDCGDNESNGGGGNGGGNGGGNGGGNGGGNNTDYETYPNGCPTDYSIEKLFPHADCDKFYQCVHGDYQVMPCAPGTQFSDKLQKCTWPNQSDCGEDSGNGGGGNGGGEGGNGGGGGNGGGGGNGGGNGNNTDYETYPNGCPKDYSIEKLFPHPDCDKFYQCVHGGYQVMPCAPGTQFSYKLQKCTWPHLSDCGDGGNGGGGGGGEDGGSGGGDGGNGGGGGGSGDGGNGGGGDGGNGGDGGNGGDGGNGGDGGNGGDGGSGGDGGNGGDGGNGGDGGNGGDGGNGGDGDGGNGGDGGNGGDGGNGGDGGNGGDGGNGGDGGNGGDGGNGGDGGNGGGGDGGNGGDGGNGGDGGNGGDGGNGGDGGNGGDGGNGGGGDGGNGGDGGNGGDGGNGGDGGNGGDGGNAGDGGNGGDGGNGGDGGNGGDGGNGGDGGNGGGGDGGNGGDGGNGGDGGNGGDGGNGGGGDGGNGGDGGNGGDGGGNGGDGGNGGDGGNGGDGGNGGDGGNGGDGGNGGDGGNGGGGDGGNGGDGGNGGDGGNGGDGGNGGDGGNGGDGGGNGGDGGNGGDGGNGGDGGNGGDGGNGGDGGNGGDGGNGGDGDGGNGGDGGNGGDGGNGGDGGNGGDGGNGGDGGNGGDGGNGGDGGNGGGGDGGNGGDGGNGGDGGNGGDGGNGGDGGNGSGGDGGNGGDGGNGGDGGNGGDGGNGGDGGNGGGGDGGNGGNGGNGGDGGNGGDGGNGGDGGNGGNGGNGGDGGNGGNGGGGDGGNGGDGGNGGGGGNGGDGGNGGGGNEANRCKENCHVPFWRHETDCDKFWRCDNNEVVLGVCSEGLRFNEEKQTCDFSCNVDCQRADIQSTATIDGLKVFLPWNKVDSLLEIAKNTKKINNRSYYGY
- the LOC123718796 gene encoding uncharacterized PE-PGRS family protein PE_PGRS54-like isoform X16; translated protein: MIIKLLLLGLVGLSYARPQLECPNDGQQYLIPHETECNQYYICENGRRVAWSKCPKQTFFSSENQSCGDFLASNCNPRRGRDGEDGEDGKNGENGGGHAGLGGAKGLSGGVNGGNGGNGGNGGNGGDGDGAGSGGNGGGGGNGGNGSGAGNGGNGGGGGNGGNGSGAGNGGNGGSGGNGGNGGDSSGAGNGGNGGNGGNGGNGGENSGAGNGGNGGNGGNGGGGGNGGNGGSGGNGGNGGGGGNGGNGGGGGNGGNGGSGGNGGNGGNGGNGGGGGNGGNGGGGGDGGNDDGGNGGGDGNESEGDDETGSEGGSGGGNDSGTYPNGCPKDYTVEKLLPHPDCDKFYQCVHGDYQEMPCALGTQFSYRLQNCTWPYLSDCGDNESNGGGGNGGGNGGGNGGGNGGGNNTDYETYPNGCPTDYSIEKLFPHADCDKFYQCVHGDYQVMPCAPGTQFSDKLQKCTWPNQSDCGEDSGNGGGGNGGGEGGNGGGGGNGGGGGNGGGNGNNTDYETYPNGCPKDYSIEKLFPHPDCDKFYQCVHGGYQVMPCAPGTQFSYKLQKCTWPHLSDCGDGGNGGGGGGGEDGGSGGGDGGNGGGGGGSGDGGNGGGGDGGNGGDGGNGGDGGNGGDGGNGGDGGSGGDGGNGGDGGNGGDGGNGGDGGNGGDGDGGNGGDGGNGGDGGNGGDGGNGGDGGNGGDGGNGGDGGNGGDGGNGGGGDGGNGGDGGNGGDGGNGGDGGNGGDGGNGGDGGNGGGGDGGNGGDGGNGGDGGNGGDGGNGGDGGNAGDGGNGGDGGNGGDGGNGGDGGNGGDGGNGGGGDGGNGGDGGNGGDGGNGGDGGNGGGGDGGNGGDGGNGGGGDGGNGGDGGNGGDGGNGGDGGNGGDGGNGGDGGGNGGDGGNGGDGGNGGDGGNGGDGGNGGDGGNGGDGGNGGDGDGGNGGDGGNGGDGGNGGDGGNGGDGGNGGDGGNGGDGGNGGDGGNGGGGDGGNGGDGGNGGDGGNGGDGGNGGDGGNGSGGDGGNGGDGGNGGDGGNGGGGGNGGDGGNGGDGGNGGDGGNGGGGDGGNGGDGGNGGDGGNGGGGGNGGDGGNGGDGGNGGDGGNGGGGDGGNGGNGGNGGDGGNGGDGGNGGDGGNGGNGGNGGDGGNGGNGGGGDGGNGGDGGNGGGGGNGGDGGNGGGGNEANRCKENCHVPFWRHETDCDKFWRCDNNEVVLGVCSEGLRFNEEKQTCDFSCNVDCQRADIQSTATIDGLKVFLPWNKVDSLLEIAKNTKKINNRSYYGY
- the LOC123718796 gene encoding uncharacterized PE-PGRS family protein PE_PGRS54-like isoform X25, with amino-acid sequence MIIKLLLLGLVGLSYARPQLECPNDGQQYLIPHETECNQYYICENGRRVAWSKCPKQTFFSSENQSCGDFLASNCNPRRGRDGEDGEDGKNGENGGGHAGLGGAKGLSGGVNGGNGGNGGNGGNGGDGDGAGSGGNGGGGGNGGNGSGAGNGGNGGGGGNGGNGSGAGNGGNGGSGGNGGNGGDSSGAGNGGNGGNGGNGGNGGENSGAGNGGNGGNGGNGGGGGNGGNGGSGGNGGNGGGGGNGGNGGGGGNGGNGGSGGNGGNGGNGGNGGGGGNGGNGGGGGDGGNDDGGNGGGDGNESEGDDETGSEGGSGGGNDSGTYPNGCPKDYTVEKLLPHPDCDKFYQCVHGDYQEMPCALGTQFSYRLQNCTWPYLSDCGDNESNGGGGNGGGNGGGNGGGNGGGNNTDYETYPNGCPTDYSIEKLFPHADCDKFYQCVHGDYQVMPCAPGTQFSDKLQKCTWPNQSDCGEDSGNGGGGNGGGEGGNGGGGGNGGGGGNGGGNGNNTDYETYPNGCPKDYSIEKLFPHPDCDKFYQCVHGGYQVMPCAPGTQFSYKLQKCTWPHLSDCGDGGNGGGGGGGEDGGSGGGDGGNGGGGGGSGDGGNGGGGDGGNGGDGGNGGDGGNGGDGGNGGDGGSGGDGGNGGDGGNGGDGGNGGDGGNGGDGDGGNGGDGGNGGDGGNGGDGGNGGDGGNGGDGGNGGDGGNGGDGGNGGGGDGGNGGDGGNGGDGGNGGDGGNGGDGGNGGDGGNGGGGDGGNGGDGGNGGDGGNGGDGGNGGDGGNAGDGGNGGDGGNGGDGGNGGDGGNGGDGGNGGGGDGGNGGDGGNGGDGGNGGDGGNGGGGDGGNGGDGGNGGDGGGNGGDGGNGGDGGNGGDGGNGGDGGNGGDGGNGGDGGNGGDGDGGNGGDGGNGGDGGNGGDGGNGGDGGNGGDGGNGGDGGNGGDGGNGGGGDGGNGGDGGNGGDGGNGGDGGNGGDGGNGSGGDGGNGGDGGNGGDGGNGGGGGNGGDGGNGGDGGNGGDGGNGGGGDGGNGGDGGNGGDGGNGGGGGNGGDGGNGGDGGNGGDGGNGGGGDGGNGGNGGNGGDGGNGGDGGNGGDGGNGGNGGNGGDGGNGGNGGGGDGGNGGDGGNGGGGGNGGDGGNGGGGNEANRCKENCHVPFWRHETDCDKFWRCDNNEVVLGVCSEGLRFNEEKQTCDFSCNVDCQRADIQSTATIDGLKVFLPWNKVDSLLEIAKNTKKINNRSYYGY
- the LOC123718796 gene encoding uncharacterized PE-PGRS family protein PE_PGRS54-like isoform X18 — protein: MIIKLLLLGLVGLSYARPQLECPNDGQQYLIPHETECNQYYICENGRRVAWSKCPKQTFFSSENQSCGDFLASNCNPRRGRDGEDGEDGKNGENGGGHAGLGGAKGLSGGVNGGNGGNGGNGGNGGDGDGAGSGGNGGGGGNGGNGSGAGNGGNGGGGGNGGNGSGAGNGGNGGSGGNGGNGGDSSGAGNGGNGGNGGNGGNGGENSGAGNGGNGGNGGNGGGGGNGGNGGSGGNGGNGGGGGNGGNGGGGGNGGNGGSGGNGGNGGNGGNGGGGGNGGNGGGGGDGGNDDGGNGGGDGNESEGDDETGSEGGSGGGNDSGTYPNGCPKDYTVEKLLPHPDCDKFYQCVHGDYQEMPCALGTQFSYRLQNCTWPYLSDCGDNESNGGGGNGGGNGGGNGGGNGGGNNTDYETYPNGCPTDYSIEKLFPHADCDKFYQCVHGDYQVMPCAPGTQFSDKLQKCTWPNQSDCGEDSGNGGGGNGGGEGGNGGGGGNGGGGGNGGGNGNNTDYETYPNGCPKDYSIEKLFPHPDCDKFYQCVHGGYQVMPCAPGTQFSYKLQKCTWPHLSDCGDGGNGGGGGGGEDGGSGGGDGGNGGGGGGSGDGGNGGGGDGGNGGDGGNGGDGGNGGDGGNGGDGGSGGDGGNGGDGGNGGDGGNGGDGGNGGDGDGGNGGDGGNGGDGGNGGDGGNGGDGGNGGDGGNGGDGGNGGDGGNGGGGDGGNGGDGGNGGDGGNGGDGGNGGDGGNGGDGGNGGGGDGGNGGDGGNGGDGGNGGDGGNGGDGGNAGDGGNGGDGGNGGDGGNGGDGGNGGDGGNGGGGDGGNGGDGGNGGDGGNGGDGGNGGGGDGGNGGDGGNGGDGGNGGDGGNGGDGGNGGDGGNGGDGGNGGDGGGNGGDGGNGGDGGNGGDGGNGGDGGNGGDGGNGGDGGNGGDGDGGNGGDGGNGGDGGNGGDGGNGGDGGNGGDGGNGGDGGNGGDGGNGGGGDGGNGGDGGNGGDGGNGGDGGNGGDGGNGSGGDGGNGGDGGNGGDGGNGGGGGNGGDGGNGGDGGNGGDGGNGGGGDGGNGGDGGNGGDGGNGGGGGNGGDGGNGGDGGNGGDGGNGGGGDGGNGGNGGNGGDGGNGGDGGNGGDGGNGGNGGNGGDGGNGGNGGGGDGGNGGDGGNGGGGGNGGDGGNGGGGNEANRCKENCHVPFWRHETDCDKFWRCDNNEVVLGVCSEGLRFNEEKQTCDFSCNVDCQRADIQSTATIDGLKVFLPWNKVDSLLEIAKNTKKINNRSYYGY
- the LOC123718796 gene encoding uncharacterized PE-PGRS family protein PE_PGRS54-like isoform X26 — protein: MIIKLLLLGLVGLSYARPQLECPNDGQQYLIPHETECNQYYICENGRRVAWSKCPKQTFFSSENQSCGDFLASNCNPRRGRDGEDGEDGKNGENGGGHAGLGGAKGLSGGVNGGNGGNGGNGGNGGDGDGAGSGGNGGGGGNGGNGSGAGNGGNGGGGGNGGNGSGAGNGGNGGSGGNGGNGGDSSGAGNGGNGGNGGNGGNGGENSGAGNGGNGGNGGNGGGGGNGGNGGSGGNGGNGGGGGNGGNGGGGGNGGNGGSGGNGGNGGNGGNGGGGGNGGNGGGGGDGGNDDGGNGGGDGNESEGDDETGSEGGSGGGNDSGTYPNGCPKDYTVEKLLPHPDCDKFYQCVHGDYQEMPCALGTQFSYRLQNCTWPYLSDCGDNESNGGGGNGGGNGGGNGGGNGGGNNTDYETYPNGCPTDYSIEKLFPHADCDKFYQCVHGDYQVMPCAPGTQFSDKLQKCTWPNQSDCGEDSGNGGGGNGGGEGGNGGGGGNGGGGGNGGGNGNNTDYETYPNGCPKDYSIEKLFPHPDCDKFYQCVHGGYQVMPCAPGTQFSYKLQKCTWPHLSDCGDGGNGGGGGGGEDGGSGGGDGGNGGGGGGSGDGGNGGGGDGGNGGDGGNGGDGGNGGDGGNGGDGGSGGDGGNGGDGGNGGDGGNGGDGGNGGDGDGGNGGDGGNGGDGGNGGDGGNGGDGGNGGDGGNGGDGGNGGDGGNGGGGDGGNGGDGGNGGDGGNGGDGGNGGDGGNGGDGGNGGGGDGGNGGDGGNGGDGGNGGDGGNGGDGGNAGDGGNGGDGGNGGDGGNGGDGGNGGDGGNGGGGDGGNGGDGGNGGDGGNGGDGGNGGGGDGGNGGDGGNGGDGGGNGGDGGNGGDGGNGGDGGNGGDGGNGGDGGNGGDGGNGGGGDGGNGGDGGNGGDGGNGGDGGNGGDGGNGGDGGGNGGDGGNGGDGGNGGDGGNGGDGGNGGDGGNGGDGGNGGDGDGGNGGDGGNGGDGGNGGDGGNGGDGGNGGDGGNGGDGGNGGDGGNGGGGDGGNGGDGGNGGDGGNGGDGGNGGDGGNGSGGDGGNGGDGGNGGDGGNGGDGGNGGDGGNGGDGGNGGDGGNGGNGGNGGDGGNGGNGGGGDGGNGGDGGNGGGGGNGGDGGNGGGGNEANRCKENCHVPFWRHETDCDKFWRCDNNEVVLGVCSEGLRFNEEKQTCDFSCNVDCQRADIQSTATIDGLKVFLPWNKVDSLLEIAKNTKKINNRSYYGY